The Toxoplasma gondii ME49 chromosome XII, whole genome shotgun sequence genome includes a region encoding these proteins:
- a CDS encoding hypothetical protein (encoded by transcript TGME49_247770~Predicted trans-membrane domain (TMHMM2.0):115-138), which translates to MQPLQAVAASSRLTKIPFFGLSAPRLGGNHIYLGRFHDFNNWEYLPHPKLQKSGAIKPIGSQQFNPAGKVLRGSGLHGPENGEFFRLMLWNRLRQKGMRREVPTIEQLREYNRMDVSLVYFCWGLILFLYPMAMYARSYATEHGHFPFAPARTDGSRGHGPLWWFIE; encoded by the coding sequence ATGCAGCCACTCCAGGCAGTTGCTGCCTCGTCGAGGCTGACGAAGATTCCATTCTTCGGTCTCTCTGCGCCGAGATTGGGTGGGAACCACATTTACCTCGGCCGTTTCCACGACTTCAACAACTGGGAGTACTTGCCGCACCCTAAACTACAGAAGAGTGGCGCGATCAAGCCGATTGGTTCTCAACAGTTCAACCCCGCGGGAAAGGTGCTTCGCGGATCCGGTCTCCATGGACCAGAGAACGGCGAGTTTTTCCGGCTAATGCTCTGGAACAGACTCCGCCAGAAGGGCATGCGTCGAGAGGTGCCGACTATCGAGCAGTTGCGGGAGTACAATCGCATGGACGTGTCTCTGGTCTACTTCTGTTGGGGACTTATCTTGTTCCTCTACCCCATGGCAATGTACGCCCGATCGTATGCTACGGAACATGGACACTTCCCGTTTGCGCCGGCAAGGACAGACGGGTCCAGAGGTCATGGGCCTCTCTGGTGGTTTATTGAGTAA
- a CDS encoding hypothetical protein (encoded by transcript TGME49_247780~Predicted trans-membrane domain (TMHMM2.0):42-65:79-99:118-141:160-178) — translation MAPPGESRGRCASCCTCCPVEAPRSFCGLLGCFCGCDLTTRDFLRLLPCLLWCFMSILSSVLHVVVPVCDDRFPATMPMFWGWLSALPASVCAVLIMLYHRDSIQERGFSKETARNFGLLYGFISVVGCFVYFTFVFSAIVMVFRCNAAITAQGMNCDPGNFGYNAFWFFMTVTWLIFQSCLTPRARFIEELILKHEQVQAAAGTSLAVMPGSPAYANGAGATGVSVHPTVYGNPAGRSGYETPMVYGSPTEMTGPATYAKTAEASN, via the exons ATGGCACCGCCCGGAGAAAGTCGAGGCCGCTGCGCCTCATGCTGCACCTGTTGCCCGGTGGAGGCGCCCCGATCTTTCTGCGGACTTCTCGGTTGTTTCTGCGGCTGCGACTTGACAACTCGAgacttccttcgccttctgccttgTCTGCTCTGGTGCTTCATGTCGATTCTCTCCTCGGTCCTCCACGTCGTCGTTCCCGTCTGCGATGACCG GTTCCCTGCGACGATGCCCATGTTCTGGGGCTGGTTGTCAGCTCTCCCCGCATCTGTG TGCGCCGTGTTGATCATGCTTTACCACCGAGACTCCATTCAAGAGCGCGGGTTCTCCAAAGAGACTGCGAGGAATTTTGGGCTGTTGTACGGCTTCATTTCCGTGGTGGGCTGCTTCGTCTACTtcaccttcgtcttctctgcaaTCGTCATGGTCTTTCGG TGCAACGCGGCCATCACTGCCCAGGGAATGAACTGCGATCCGGGGAACTTCGGCTACAACGCGTTCTGGTTCTTCATGACAGTCACCTGGTTGATATTCCAGAGCTGCCTGACTCCGCGCGCGCGGTTCATTGAGGAACTGATTTTGAAGCACGAGCAAGTGCAAGCAGCTGCAGGAACGAGCCTCGCGGTCATGCCGGGATCTCCTGCTTACGCAAACGGTGCAGGAGCGACAGGCGTCAGCGTCCATCCTACTGTTTATGGCAATCCAGCCGGACGCAGTGGATATGAGACACCCATGGTCTACGGTAGTCCCACCGAAATGACGGGTCCCGCGACATACGCGAAAACGGCAGAAGCCTCGAATTAG
- a CDS encoding VRR-NUC domain-containing protein (encoded by transcript TGME49_247790) → MASRGRKGEGRRPGRRSFPFFLRNGHRNRGLSSSGAVPSGERCRRPADLATEGRCPEATRTPQSTLLDFFSRQSRDQQRQGNHAPRRSAGKESREGATETCDGAPCSAAAQCADSGRPGTRVSCRSSTWRLVSASQEVVEVIEVSSHDEESVAALPADAKCREATHRSLEHVEACQLGRRHMKRTRGWSLHESEGASTDMHRTDEGGRTRRGLSSAGSRREGGHSSTFFAPPDSDDCRPVPAASQVVPSDMCGRRELVKSDVSAGVEDSGMGASPGDRKRLTLSRPTLSSDGGSVSATCLVAEKSLSPARSLPAVDNHTPGARGYAECEKQPSEPFSEASGAAPPCGSGRLDGRDDPATEGVQRSADRSASLHALECTCSTPSSERTPVEEDASGRCPPWMWNYTAPVYACLEASCTFNSHLFSRSEKGDLRRLVRLLALPIDVPDEETGEPRGVGETSPTGRDAEVEACETVGSWKRTPCQALSPGARLLFCRLVLQFCRTPRREVDFHSFGLNDVETRASAAQAHAADAAPSSSRRSASLLASPWLRLAPLLSRSRREVADPQAALDELRTCGLFTVWDPRSGVHTPDDGAWLRSSGGLPAPSGGAATPDAESAQVRSDLRRLRCRPDLPLPEQGDRLDRKGGDPQPAGDITSPRVPSTRRTSTGSSGESHTSSSPGSSPDTNGSEGVTCIGGRPASFSWAPPEFRVHSTQCSPLTSSGACPREPRSAASVSAASQGSTCSKTQGVSRWSAQRRAAAATLKNSLIAAFDCLTVPELQRIVAEVDATLAIPSRASPFSRRFGSLACSTLAAQLRRLFPASRRMPRAQGDQRHTRVFKRRSDCLAFLGVAAEAAFVSLLREQGDDSCVDFSTWAPCLPRLVRTGKQAEQPGVKMKKLTHFFKAAASSETLQSRSRVSTAQSARSGDNRVATRSVCPRDAASSRTSNATRDGEFTSAAAVASDPASSVHTPQCGGATAASLASGPSQNAAASGAFWSLSDGERFLQMLREVLVHCVGPLASFHDAKVLHTLCVAFFAFHVVHSSFLNFLSRSAPPAAVLWTSRSRSGLLPLTFDAETPSRDRRQPGEVQGNEGLRNEAEETVFSLAAAAISPAVSRLAGLVTYHLQAQRTGGHPTFVRERGNATSNHERRTDGGGGLTKGRTSVDEQDSGDGQWDGGLDEEGSGDDKGGSRIAARTVTSQQPGAPPSRREAERLSSTEGDAVLARRKDEDGVERAVSSELHLWGRVGEKRICETCGGAAVRKPRQLEAPPLRCRCSCCEYARAHTPIFASRVSLFVYAAALLEEWRLSALLWGGLVLPAPERLGDSRETAVLAIVQNAAEKLRAHVEQAEDLLIRHLSRGGRLDSVASNAEGGVEEGGKVCAVAEDVETVSCSFLESPFSPSGLMESTAEMPNFCGRRLGEGGGSLAAAELQLGADVPTGGGDASSPRLRRALEVATPPSKLFRFTPQFVWAKTISHGLELVEQRKCHRQAVDLLRLLLRLHRLRQSLTHCLTFDRAPSAARRRRTASETRGGDSEETPGDTEETHRGAEKMDRNRKGTLLPPADSPQLSTGSAKSRHVGRENVRLQPAVCRALSRHAGQWYNRLMVLLKVHLSRPLESLVVAVECLREPEGAVSLAERLAIGKRATALAKTLAHAAEKARKQRKGQKDQRGEGRRETRPRDATQSRPRVAQRGRRGQKVEVKDDDVVESDAETEKTEKTEETEEVGKRRETAEPVPDCWVDVLRLVGFPGETASEAVSVSVCGVAKPFQKRDSASVLSGTDATPQQSVSQSLPSPPVRSKGTADPRASPEDKREDSKTLTCVSGETNVQERPTGYAASLGWPLGWSVGGASSPLVESAAEDASRVSGWGESARLSWTRFFPRDVHARLLETEELQSLIEKDLPHSVVYARPLQASQQTGKSSVFVGWDNRLLSVEELCMQHYSMAGDWRAVHDEGRCLRMLFRVMTFDLDASVEQTGDRGSAEKEADAEKRGGPANGCGEEEGAEEATAEISEDEAGVEKAEDVSEKETDLSGETQRTQNSANRENASLPEASRSRETKEEERNEEARGASEVSRHGLPLREEAKSKREGEMRCPRCVSDDAVEKAVTDNEERGDGNFGEEKGEDGQPFVEIVFLPLSEPTAPSSIDGGEAAGKGEKSFAEPTSGGFERRPGESAERIGREEERILGREAEESSSPFSCRPGDAMSREAKMQKFLEQLAKASRLQVAEAVRRTVRRMYGMRLPGLSWRGVWQGREEDGEEERAEEKEGDAKGGEEKTEAEKGAKAEEAEEEDEEPEGGGSNEDVREAAHLSAVRSDVADEQAQVLAGDAEIRESLPKTPWHEAVNSQSERREGQKENSNPEAHPEESCDPTEKKAKSARTPGEAPVRAREKERDQKKTKEKNVDERDTRIKQRESAKEACAGFFSMLAYGVGGRGLSEAFRLFSEDFSYWGGGLPDLLLWRNSDAKSRTRPSAAIPPCEEKREELEPLERSSDSRNGGEMDPEILFAEVKGPRDRLSEKQRYWLAHLLRAGVPCEMCKVLPPALASESSWGAPSSAVSCGENALSLSAQEARGTEEDGGPVPRERRHGEAPEQEASVSTFSDEDEDEDWERKQEVPGCPGAGLRRRKRSRENREEAAENSQRQEDKEKGRKQEPGETLFPVEKEATETKRMAACETRRTGVDAQRRQSKRGGRKLASSQVREAQLSKFSESDVETARANDVKKDQKRQRTGLSRVRLRVEWEEHDADKVEALCRRTRKNL, encoded by the exons ATGGCAAGCCGGGGACGTAAAGGCGAGGGGCGGCGGCCTGGGCGTCGTAGCTTCCCATTTTTCCTCCGAAATGGACACAGAAATAGGGgcttgtcttcctctggtGCCGTCCCGTCCGGGGAACGCTGTCGTCGACCCGCCGACTTGGCGACCGAAGGCAGATGCCCAGAAGCGACTCGAACTCCACAGAGCACtcttctggatttcttcaGTCGACAGAGCAGAGATCAGCAACGCCAGGGAAACCACGCGCCGCGTCGCTCCGCAGGCAAAGAATCCAGGGAAGGCGCAACAGAAACTTGTGACGGAGCGCCTTGCTCGGCCGCTGCCCAGTGCGCGGACAGCGGCCGTCCTGGAACTCGCGTCTCGTGCAGGTCGTCGACATGGCGCCTTGTCTCAGCTTCCCAGGAGGTCGTGGAAGTTATTGAGGTCTCCAGTCACGATGAAGAGTCGGTTGCTGCGTTGCCGGCCGACGCAAAGTGTCGTGAAGCGACGCACAGGTCGCTAGAACATGTTGAGGCTTGCCAGCTCGGAAGACGACACATGAAGCGAACGCGTGGGTGGAGTCTCCACGAGTCAGAAGGCGCATCGACGGACATGCACAGGACTGACGAGGGTGGCCGAACGCGTCGCGGCCTCTCATCTGCAGGctccagaagagaaggcggtcATTCTTCCACGTTCTTTGCTCCACCAGATTCAGACGACTGCCGACCCGTTCCTGCTGCATCTCAAGTCGTTCCTTCAGATATGTGCGGTCGCCGGGAACTCGTGAAGAGCGATGTTTCTGCCGGGGTGGAAGACAGCGGTATGGGTGCCTCTCCTGGGGACAGGAAGCGTCTgactctttctcgtcctACTCTTTCTTCAGACGGAGGTTCTGTTTCTGCGACGTGTCTGGTGGCGGAGAAGAGCTTGTCACCTGCTCGCTCGCTACCAGCCGTTGACAACCACACGCCAGGCGCTAGAGGGTACGCGGAGTGCGAGAAGCAGCCCAGCGAGCCGTTTTCAGAAGCCTCTGGCGCAGCTCCGCCCTGTGGCTCGGGGCGCTTGGATGGACGCGATGATCCAGCAACGGAGGGGGtacagagaagcgcagacaGGTCGGCTTCTTTGCATGCTTTGGAGTGCACATGTTCCACGCCGAGTTCAGAGAGAACACCCGTGGAGGAGGACGCCTCGGGACGGTGCCCCCCGTGGATGTGGAATTACACAGCCCCCGTGTACGCATGTCTGGAGGCGAGTTGCACTTTCAACTCGCACTTGTTTTCCCGctcggagaaaggcgacttGCGGCGTCTAGTGCGACTCCTTGCCCTTCCTATCGACGTGCctgacgaggagacaggagagccGAGAGGCGTCGGTGAAACGTCTCCAACGGGTAGGGACGCCGAGGTCGAGGCTTGCGAGACAGTCGGGTCTTGGAAACGGACACCCTGTCAAGCGTTGTCTCCTGGGGCGCGCCTGCTCTTTTGTCGACTCGTGCTTCAGTTCTGCCGGACGCCACGTCGAGAAGTGGACTTCCACAGTTTCGGCCTCAACGACGTCGAAACTCGAGCCAGCGCTGcacaggcgcatgcagcggacgcagcgccttcctcttcccgaCGCTCTGCTTCGCTCCTGGCATCGCCGTGGCTTCGTCTCGCGCCGCTGCTGAGTCGCAGCCGACGAGAAGTGGCAGATCCCCAAGCTGCCCTGGATGAACTGCGTACGTGCGGGCTGTTCACAGTGTGGGACCCCCGCtccggtgtacatacacctgacgACGGGGCTTGGCTGCGGAGCAGCGGTGGGTTGCCGGCACCCTCGGGGGGCGCCGCGACTCCCGATGCGGAAAGCGCGCAGGTGAGAAGCGACCTTCGCAGGCTCCGCTGCAGGCCCGACCTTCCATTGCCTGAGCAAGGCGACCGACTTGACAGGAAGGGTGGGGATCCGCAGCCAGCTGGAGACATAACGTCACCTCGAGTGCCATCAACACGACGCACATCCACAGGTTCCAGTGGAGAGTCCCACACCAGTTCTTCTCCTGGATCGTCCCCCGACACAAACGGATCCGAAGGAGTCACATGCATTGGAGGAAGACCGGCGAGCTTCAGCTGGGCTCCACCCGAATTCCGCGTCCACAGCACTCAGTGTTCTCCCCTCACTTCTAGTGGGGCATGTCCACGGGAACCGAGATCCGCCGCGTCCGTTTCCGCGGCGTCTCAGGGCTCGACATGTTCAAAGACGCAGGGGGTCTCCCGGTGGAGTGCTCAGAGGCGTGCGGCGGCTGCCACTTTGAAAAACAGTCTGATTGCTGCATTCGACTGTCTCACGGTTCCTGAACTCCAGCGCATCGTGGCGGAGGTCGACGCGACGCTTGCGATTCCAAGCCGagcttcgcctttctctcggcgCTTTGGCAGCCTCGCCTGCTCGACACTCGCAGCTCAGCTCCGTCGTCTGTTCCCTGCGAGTCGACGAATGCCCCGAGCGCAGGGAGATCAGCGCCACACCCGCGTCTTCAAGAGGCGGTCGGActgcctcgcgtttctcggcgtcgctgcagaggcagcgtTTGTTTCGCTTCTCAGGGAGCAAGGCGACGACTCATGCGTCGATTTCTCCACTTGGGCGCCGTGTCTGCCTCGACTGGTGCGGACCGGGAAACAGGCCGAGCAGCCAGGTGTGAAAATGAAGAAACTGACTCACTTCTTCAAGGCCGCGgcttcttcagagacacTGCAGAGCCGGTCTAGAGTGTCCACCGCCCAGTCCGCCCGCTCCGGTGACAACAGGGTCGCCACACGGTCTGTGTGCCCGCGAGACGCAGCCTCGTCTCGAACCAGTAACGCGACTCGCGACGGCGAATTCACCTCCGctgccgccgtcgcctctgACCCCGCTtcgagtgtacatacacctcagTGCGGTGGTGCAACCGCGGCATCGCTCGCATCCGGCCCTTCGCAGAATGCCGCTGCCTCGGGAGCTTTTTGGTCGCTATCTGATGGCGAGCGTTTTCTCCAAATGTTGAGAGAAGTTCTTGTGCACTGCGTCGGGCCGCTTGCCTCATTCCACGACGCGAAGGTGCTGCATACGTTGTGCGTggcgtttttcgcgtttcaCGTCGTCCACAGCTCCTTTCTGAATTTCCTGTCTCGTAGCGCCCCTCCCGCCGCAGTGCTCTGGACGTCGCGTTCCCGGTCCGGCCTGCTGCCCTTGACcttcgacgcagagacaccgtcGCGAGATCGGCGACAGCCTGGTGAAGTTCAGGGCAACGAAGGTCTGAGAAACGAAGCCGAGGAAACGGTTTTCAGCTTGGCGGCAGCCGCCATCTCTCCCGCAGTGTCGCGACTCGCCGGACTCGTGACCTACCACCTGCAAGCCCAACGCACTGGCGGTCACCCAACGTTCGtccgagagcgaggaaacgcgacaaGCAACCATGAGCGACGAACGGACGGTGGAGGAGGCCTCACAAAGGGTCGAACATCCGTGGACGAACAAGACAGTGGGGATGGGCAATGGGACGGTGGactcgacgaagaaggaagtggGGACGATAAAGGCGGCAGTCGCATTGCTGCAAGAACGGTCACATCCCAACAGCCAGGAGCCCCGCCTtcacggagagaagcagaaaggctGTCTTCGACTGAGGGAGATGCCGTTCTTGCTCGCAGAAAGGACGAGGACGGCGTCGAGCGTGCAGTTTCTTCAGAATTGCACTTGTGGGGTCGAGTCGGCGAGAAAAGGATCTGTGAAACATGTGGCGGGGCAGCGGtgaggaagccgagacagctggaggcgCCTCCGCTGCGGTGTCGATGCAGCTGCTGTGAGTATGCTAGAGCCCACACACCGATCTTTGcgtctcgagtgtctctcttcgtctacGCCGCTGCGCTCCTTGAAGAGTGGCGCCTGTCTGCTTTGCTCTGGGGCGGCCTCGTATTGCCGGCACCAGAGCGTCTGGGAGACTCAAGAGAAACTGCAGTGCTCGCCATCGTCCAGAACGCCGCGGAGAAGCTCCGCGCCCACGTGGAGCAAGCCGAAGATCTGTTGATCAGACACCTGAGCCGAGGGGGCAGGCTGGACTCTGTCGCGTCAAACGCCGAAGGCGGCGTCGAGGAGGGCGGGAAGGTGTGTGCGGTAGCCGAGGACGTGGAGACAGTCTCTTGTTCGTTTTTGGAAAGTCCTTTTTCTCCGAGCGGGTTGATGGAGTCAACTGCTGAAATGCCGAACTTTTGTGGAAGGAGACTCGGCGAAGGCGGGGGCTCTCTGGCAGCTGCAGAGCTGCAGCTCGGCGCCGACGTCCCCACAGGAGGGGGcgacgcttcttcgccgcgcCTCAGACGCGCGCTGGAGGTAGCGACTCCGCCGTCAAAGCTTTTTCGCTTCACTCCGCAGTTTGTTTGGGCCAAGACCATTTCTCACGGCCTCGAACTGGTGGAACAAAGAAAGTGCCACCGCCAGGCAGTCGACCTGCtcaggcttcttctccgccttcacCGACTTCGGCAGAGCCTGACTCACTGCCTCACCTTCGACCGCGCGCCCTCTGCTGCTCGGCGCCGACGGACAGCCTCGGAGACacgcggaggagacagcgaagagacacctggagacaccgaggagacacaccgGGGCGCCGAGAAGATGGACAGGAACCGAAAAGGAACCTTGCTTCCGCCGGCGGACTCTCCACAGCTCTCCACCGGCAGCGCCAAGTCTCGGCATGTTGGCAGAGAGAACGTTCGACTGCAGCCGGCTGTGTGTCGCGCGCTGTCTCGACACGCAGGCCAGTGGTACAACCGTCTGATGGTTCTGCTAAAAGTTCACTTGTCCCGTCCTCTGGAGTCTCTCGTCGTCGCCGTCGAGTGCTTGAGAGAGCCTGAAGGAGCTGTGAGCCTCGCGGAGCGTCTCGCGATTGGCAAGCGGGCCACAGCGCTAGCCAAGAcgctcgcgcatgcagcggagaaggcgaggaaacaaCGCAAGGGGCAAAAAGATCAAAGGGGGGAAGGAcgtcgagagacgcgaccAAGAGACGCCACGCAGAGTAGACCTCGTGtcgcacagagaggaaggcgcggACAGAAGGTCGAGGTCAAAGACGACGATGTCGTGGAGAgcgatgcagagacagaaaagacagaaaagacagaagagacagaagaggtggggaagagaagagagacagcagagccTGTCCCCGACTGCTGGGTCGACGTTTTGCGGCTCGTGGGATTCCCGGGGGAGACAGCTAGCGAGGCGGtgagtgtctctgtttgtggGGTGGCGAAGCCCTTTCAGAAAAGAGATAGCGCGTCCGTTCTTTCTGGAACAGACGCAACCCCACAGCAGAGCGTTTCTCAGAGCCTTCCATCCCCGCCTGTCAGAAGCAAAGGCACTGCAGATCCTCGGGCGTCACCGGAAGACAAACGCGAAgattcaaagacactgacATGCGTCTCGGGGGAGACGAACGTGCAAGAGCGTCCAACAGGCTACGCCGCGTCGCTGGGCTGGCCTCTGGGCTGGAGCGTTGGAggcgcttcgtcgcctctcgtGGAGAGTGCAGCGGAAGATGCGTCTCGCGTGTCTGGGTGGGGTGAgtctgcgcgtctctcctggaCGAGGTTTTTTCCTCGAgacgtgcatgcgcgacttctcgagacagaagagctgcagagccTGATAGAGAAGGACTTGCCGCACAGCGTCGTCTACGCGAGGCCTCTGCAAGCCAGTCAACAGACAGGGAAAAGCAGCGTCTTTGTTGGGTGGGATAACCGGCTTTTGAGTGTCGAGgaactgtgcatgcaacacTACTCGATGGCAGGGGACTGGCGCGCCGTCCACGACGAAGGGCGCTGCCTCCGCATGCTCTTCAGAGTGATGACGTTCGATTTAGACGCAAGCGTCGAACAGACGGGGGACCGGGGGTCTgccgagaaagaggcagacgcggagaagagaggcgggCCAGCGAACGGGtgcggcgaagaggagggtgccgaagaagcgacagcagagatttcagaggacgaagcaggtgtagagaaagcggaagacgtttcagagaaagagacagatctTTCAGGGGAAACGCAGCGCACACAGAACTcagcgaacagagagaacgcaaGTCTGCCAGAGGCATCCCGAAGTCGAGAAacaaaagaggaggaaagaaacgaagaagcgagaggagctTCAGAGGTTTCGCGACACGGCTTGCCTCTgagggaggaagcgaagagtaagcgagaaggcgagatgCGGTGCCCTAGATGCGTCTCAGACGACGCTGTGGAGAAGGCAGTCACTGACAACGAGGAGCGAGGCGACGGGAACttcggagaagagaagggagaagacggccAGCCGTTTGTGGAGATTGTCTTTTTGCCTCTATCAGAGCCGACGGCACCTTCGTCGATCGATGGCGGAGAGGCCGCAGGAAAGGGCGAGAAGTCCTTCGCAGAGCCGACTTCTGGGGGGTTTGAACGGAGGCCGGGGGAGAGCGCGGAGAGAAtcgggcgagaagaagagcgcatCCTAGGTcgcgaagcggaagagagtTCGAGTCCGTTCTCGTGTCGACCTGGAGACGCTAtgagcagagaagcaaagatgCAGAAGTTCTTGGAACAGCTCGCAAAGGCGTCGAGACTGCAAGTCGCGGAAGCTGTGCGACGCACTGTCCGGCGTATGTACGGCATGCGCTTGCCAGGCCTCAGCTGGCGGGGCGTGTGGCaggggcgagaagaagacggagaagaagaaagagcagaagaaaaagaaggagacgcaaaaggaggagaagaaaaaacggaagccGAAAAGGGAGCaaaggcggaagaagcagaggaagaagatgaagaaccTGAAGGTGGCGGGTCAAATGAAGACGTGCGAGAAGCCGCGCATCTCTCTGCCGTACGCAGCGATGTAGCAGACGAACAAGCGCAGGTTCTGGCCGGGGATGCAGAAATCCGAGAAAGTTTGCCAAAGACGCCGTGGCATGAAGCCGTGAATTCGCAGAGCGAACGTCGCgaaggacagaaagagaatTCGAACCCGGAAGCTCATCCCGAGGAGTCTTGCGAccccacagagaagaaagcgaagtcGGCGCGAACTCCAGGGGAGGCGCCAGTGCgtgcaagagagaaggagagagatcagaaaaaaacaaaggagaagaacgtggacgagagagacactcgcatcaagcagagagagagcgcaaAGGAAGCGTGTGCAGGTTTTTTTTCTATGCTCGCGTACGGTGTCGGCGGCAGAGGTTTGAGTGAAGCTTTTCGACTTTTCTCTGAGGACTTTTCTTACTGGGGTGGAGGACTTCCGGACCTCCTTCTGTGGCGGAACTCGGATGCAAAGTCGAGGACAAGACCTAGTGCTGCGATCCCGCCCTgtgaggaaaagagagaagaactcgagCCTTTGGAGAGGAGCAGCGACTCCAGGAACGGAGGCGAGATGGATCCTGAAATCTTGTTTGCGGAGGTGAAAGGTCCCCGAGATCGACTTTCGGAAAAACAAAG GTATTGGCTGGCGCATCTCCTCCGAGCGGGAGTGCCTTGCGAGATGTGCAAAGTCCTTCCCCCGGCACTGGCTTCGGAGTCGAGTTGGGGGGCACCTTCTTCAGCCGTTTCctgtggagaaaacgcgctGTCGCTGAGTGCGCAAGAGGCGAggggaacagaagaagacggagggcCTGTCCCGCGCGAACGCAGACACGGGGAGGCTCCAGAACAGGAGGCGAGTGTGTCGACTTTCTctgacgaagacgaagacgaagactgggagaggaaacaagaagTCCCCGGGTGTCCGGGCGCCGGTTTacggcgaagaaaacgaagtcgggagaacagagaagaagcagcagaaaacagtcagagacaagaggacaAAGAAAAGGGTCGTAAGCAGGAACCGGGAGAGACACTGTTTCctgtggagaaagaagcgacagagacgaaacgaatGGCTGCGTGTGAAACGCGGAGAACAGGTGTGGATGCCCAGAGACGTCAGAGCAAACGTGGCGGAAGAAAgcttgcttcttcgcaggTCCGAGAGGCGCAGCTCTCGAAGTTCTCTGAATCTGACGTTGAGACTGCAAGGGCGAATGACGTAAAAAAAGATCAGAAGCGACAAAGAACAGGACTGTCACGCGTTCGCCTCAGAGTCGAATGGGAGGAACATGACGCAGACAAAGTTGAAGCACTTTGCCGGAGAACTCGGAAAAACCTGTAA